The following proteins are co-located in the Apium graveolens cultivar Ventura chromosome 5, ASM990537v1, whole genome shotgun sequence genome:
- the LOC141723884 gene encoding tRNAse Z TRZ4, mitochondrial codes for MPQLPNLRLLFSNPNPSLLYSPLRFPSSLYILFKPPTKNFQTLKPFSILSSSFNKKGPFNKPFSPISRKNSSLSAKNIKKGTLMEENDSFVYNRKRAAGRDKNDKPKNLQLKVRKLNPINTICYVQILGTGMDTQDTSPSVLLFFDKQRFIFNAGEGLQRFCTEHRIKLSKIDHIFLSRVCSETAGGLPGLLLTLAGIGDEGLSVNAWGPSDFKYLVDAMKSFIPNAAMVHTHSFGDVPRLNGAANHDARKMVDPIVLVDDEVVKISAILLHPVSASESSQNQNPDAALKPGDVSVIYVCELPEIKGKFDPRKAGALGLRPGPKYRQLQLGNSVKSDKQDIMVHPSDVLGPSIPGPVVLLVDCPTPLHMHQLFSIQSLNKYYADSSNKEENSKFVNCVIHLSPALVAQTSDYQMWMSRFGEAQHIMAGHEMKNIEIPILGASARISARLNYLCPQLFPAPGYWSIQDLMGTNLDSKASCESCIPKNFESISAENLMKFILRPYTQLGLDRSGIPTTVAPAEIISGLLSEIPETAEAAQQIAQFWSGAKETRGQMVSQDNKLMIEEPWLVEDAIPSCLEGMTREEMEIVLLGTGSSQPSKYRNVSSVYVNLFSKGSLLLDCGEGTLGQLKRRFGVKGADDAVRNLKFIWISHIHADHHTGLARILALRRDLLNGIPHEPIIVIGPRQLKRFLDAYGRLEDLDMQFLDCEHTTEASLQALELNNTHPSPEKPSDFESQPADTTLFSKGSRMQSYWKRPGIPADNKVALLLLKKLKRVLREAGLEVLISFPVIHCPQAFGIALRAADRLNDDGKSVPGWKIVYSGDTRPCPELIKASLGATVLIHEATFEDGMVEEAIARNHSTTSEAIEAGNSAGAYRIILTHFSQRYPKIPVVDENHMHKTCIAFDMMSVNLADLPVLPKILPYLKLLFKNEMVVDELDDNSTAVTAIAN; via the exons ATGCCCCAACTCCCAAACCTCCGTCTCTTATTTTCAAACCCTAATCCCTCTCTTCTTTACTCTCCTCTTAGATTCCCCTCTTCTCTCTACATTTTATTTAAACCCCCCACAAAAAACTTTCAAACTCTTAAACCCTTTTCAATTTTATCTTCTTCTTTCAACAAAAAAGGGCCTTTTAATAAACCCTTTAGTCCAATTAGCAGAAAGAACAGTTCTTTAAGTGCAAAGAATATAAAGAAAGGGACTTTAATGGAGGAGAATGACTCTTTTGTGTATAATAGAAAAAGAGCTGCTGGTAGAGATAAGAATGATAAGCCCAAGAATTTGCAGTTGAAAGTTCGAAAACTTAATCCTATCAATACCATTTGTTATGTTCAG ATTCTGGGGACTGGCATGGACACCCAAGACACTTCACCTTCGGTCTTGCTTTTCTTTGACAagcaaagatttatttttaatgCTGGAGAG GGATTGCAACGCTTTTGTACAGAACACAGAATCAAGTTGTCAAAG ATTGATCACATATTCCTGTCACGGGTTTGCTCAGAAACTGCCGGTGGACTTCCAG GTCTTTTGCTTACCTTAGCTGGCATTGGAGACGAAGGGTTGTCT GTTAATGCATGGGGTCCCTCAGATTTTAAGTATTTGGTGGACGCGATGAAATCTTTCATTCCTAATGCTGCCATGGTTCACACACATAGCTTTGGGGATGTACCCCGATTGAATGGAGCTGCTAATCATGATGCGAGGAAGATGGTTGATCCCATTGTTCTCGTTGATGATGAAGTTGTAAAAATATCTGCTATTCTCTTGCATCCAGTTTCTGCTTCTGAATCAAGTCAAAACCAAAATCCTGATGCAGCATTAAAGCCTGGAGATGTTTCTGTTATATATGTTTGCGAGTTACCTGAAATTAAGGGAAAGTTCGACCCGAGAAAGGCTGGAGCTCTTGGATTAAGACCTGGACCAAAATATCGCCAATTACAACTTGGAAACTCAGTGAAGTCAGATAAACAAGATATAATG GTTCACCCCAGTGATGTGTTAGGCCCCTCTATTCCTGGACCCGTTGTGCTCCTTGTTGATTGTCCCACACCTTTGCACATGCATCAATTGTTTTCTATACAATCGCTTAACAAATATTATGCTGATTCATCAAACAAAGAAGAGAACTCTAAATTTGTAAATTGTGTTATACATTTGAGTCCTGCATTGGTTGCGCAAACCAGTGATTATCAGATGTGGATGTCACGATTTGGTGAGGCCCAACATATTATGGCAGGACATGAAAT GAAAAACATCGAGATCCCAATATTAGGAGCTAGTGCCAGAATTAGTGCAAGACTGAACTACTTATGTCCTCAACTGTTTCCTGCTCCAGGTTATTGGTCTATCCAAGATTTAATGGGCACTAATTTGGACTCAAAAGCTTCTTGCGAG AGCTGCATCCCGAAGAATTTTGAGAGCATTTCTGCTGAAAATCTTATGAAG TTCATTCTGCGTCCTTACACACAACTTGGATTGGATCGTTCTGGGATTCCAACTACCGTTGCACCTGCAGAGATAATCTCTGGGCTACTTTCAGAGATTCCAGAGACTGCAGAGGCTGCTCAACAAATTGCCCAGTTTTGGTCTGGAGCAAAAGAAACAAGGGGACAGATGGTATCTCAAGACAATAAGCTTATGATAGAAGAACCATGGTTGGTGGAAGATGCAATTCCTAGCTGTTTGGAAGGCATGACGAGGGAGGAGATGGAGATTGTTCTGCTAGGAACGGGTTCATCCCAGCCTTCAAAGTATCGGAATGTCAGTTCTGTGTATGTTAATCTTTTTTCAAAAGGAAGCTTGCTTCTAGATTGTGGAGAAGGAACactgggacaactgaagagaaG ATTTGGTGTTAAGGGTGCTGATGATGCTGTGAGAAATTTAAAGTTCATTTGGATATCTCATATTCATGCTGATCACCATACTGGTTTAGCAAGAATACTTGCTTTGAGACGTGATTTATTGAATGGGATTCCACACGAACCTATAATTGTTATAGGTCCTAGGCAGCTTAAGAGGTTTCTTGATGCATATGGAAGACTCGAGGATCTTGATATGCAGTTTCTCGATTGTGAGCATACAACAGAAGCTTCCTTGCAAGCTTTAGAACTAAACAATACACATCCCAGTCCAGAAAAACCTTCTGATTTTGAAAGTCAGCCGGCTGATACTACATTATTTTCCAAAGGAAGTCGTATGCAAAGTTATTGGAAGAGACCGGGAATTCCCGCTGACAATAAAGTGGCTCTTCTGCTACTGAAAAAATTGAAGAGAGTACTTAGAGAAGCAGGCTTGGAGGTTTTGATAAGTTTTCCTGTCATTCATTGTCCCCAAGCATTTGGCATTGCTTTAAGAGCAGCAGATCGACTTAATGATGATGGAAAAAGTGTACCAGGATGGAAAATTGTTTACTCAGGGGACACTAGGCCTTGTCCAGAACTCATCAAAGCATCTCTTGGAGCAACAGTTCTAATACACGAG GCGACATTTGAGGATGGAATGGTAGAGGAGGCTATAGCAAGGAATCACAGCACCACTAGTGAAGCTATTGAAGCCGGAAATTCTGCTGGAGCATACCGTATAATTCTCACCCATTTCAGCCAAAGATATCCGAAAATTCCAGTTGTCGATGAAAATCACATGCATAAGACGTGCATTGCTTTTGATATGATGAGCGTTAACTTGGCTGATCTTCCGGTTCTTCCCAAAATACTCCCCTATCTTAAACTTCTCTTCAAAAATGAGATGGTTGTTGATGAACTTGATGATAATTCAACTGCTGTAACAGCTATTGCAAATTAA